From a region of the Candidatus Methylomirabilis limnetica genome:
- a CDS encoding type II toxin-antitoxin system Phd/YefM family antitoxin, with protein sequence MASEVTEVSAFQAKTHLSELLRETERGRSFVIRRRGKVVAHLVPPTREEELLDLPKLLTSFREIRQRVPGVLKVRELIEEGRRA encoded by the coding sequence ATGGCGAGTGAGGTCACTGAGGTTAGCGCGTTTCAGGCAAAAACCCATCTTTCCGAGTTGCTGCGCGAGACGGAACGCGGAAGATCTTTTGTCATCCGACGGCGTGGGAAGGTGGTAGCACATTTAGTTCCTCCCACGAGAGAGGAGGAGTTGCTGGATCTGCCCAAGCTCTTGACCTCCTTCCGTGAGATCCGTCAGCGGGTCCCTGGCGTACTGAAGGTTCGTGAGTTGATC